A section of the Candidatus Poribacteria bacterium genome encodes:
- a CDS encoding FAD-dependent oxidoreductase, producing the protein MNGTYDVAVIGGGIVGLATAMALTADSRAG; encoded by the coding sequence ATGAACGGAACCTATGACGTCGCCGTGATCGGCGGAGGGATCGTCGGACTGGCGACCGCGATGGCGTTGACGGCCGACTCGCGGGCGGGCG